From Candidatus Thermoplasmatota archaeon, a single genomic window includes:
- a CDS encoding RAD55 family ATPase: protein MTNEEFISTGIEKLDKLLEGGIPRGFTVLILGTPGSSVEILSKQLTTTGKVLYFTTEETKNEVLDTMKRFNWNPREIEFVDIAEKYSQSVLSGEQKRVSIYEQRSKLKLKELIEIGSSGLPPTIKGDEDFLAILSNKIKSSNYQKIVINSLDFFLSQYSQDEVIRTVYAAKLSNLQNKGALFIIMTRGIYGDVFERKMEGTADCVLELEVLQKGSTFERFLSVKKMRNYAKKIGIARYTIDSDGFVLEMIERIM, encoded by the coding sequence ATGACGAATGAGGAATTTATAAGCACTGGCATTGAAAAACTCGATAAACTACTGGAAGGAGGTATACCAAGAGGTTTCACTGTTTTGATTCTTGGGACACCTGGTAGCAGCGTGGAGATACTTAGTAAACAGCTAACAACAACTGGAAAAGTACTGTATTTTACGACAGAGGAAACAAAGAATGAAGTCCTTGATACAATGAAGAGGTTCAACTGGAATCCCCGGGAGATAGAGTTTGTTGACATAGCTGAAAAATATTCGCAGAGTGTTCTAAGCGGGGAGCAGAAACGTGTTAGCATATATGAGCAAAGATCAAAATTAAAGCTGAAAGAGTTGATTGAAATCGGTTCTTCTGGTTTACCACCAACAATAAAAGGTGATGAAGATTTTCTAGCTATATTATCAAACAAGATTAAATCATCGAACTATCAGAAGATTGTGATAAACTCTCTTGATTTTTTCTTAAGCCAGTATTCACAGGATGAGGTAATCAGGACGGTTTATGCAGCGAAACTGAGTAATCTGCAAAACAAAGGTGCTTTATTCATCATAATGACGAGGGGGATATATGGTGATGTTTTTGAGAGGAAGATGGAGGGTACCGCTGATTGTGTACTGGAGCTGGAAGTGTTACAGAAGGGTTCTACTTTTGAGCGTTTCCTTTCTGTTAAAAAGATGAGGAATTATGCGAAAAAAATTGGTATAGCAAGGTACACGATAGATAGCGATGGTTTTGTTTTAGAGATGATAGAAAGAATAATGTAA
- a CDS encoding ATPase domain-containing protein — protein MAEDGLCKTGMEELDLQISGGIPVGSTVLMVGSSGSGKTTLCMQFLINGAKMGERGVFFTITEPLFKLTKNMESFKFYDKKLIESGMVNLIDLRIISERLGLNTEKYSIEDAAALLDVLRDIAEELNVKRLVIDSITALCYRLQTKEMIRDFIFKLGSSLAAMKCTTFLTSEVPPRTFQYSQYGIEEFIADGIIFLGDIERKGDLIRTFQIIKMRGIPHSRTKFAMSISSKDGVELAPLLKSKA, from the coding sequence ATGGCTGAAGACGGCCTATGTAAAACAGGTATGGAAGAACTTGATTTACAGATAAGCGGCGGTATACCTGTAGGGAGCACAGTTTTAATGGTGGGGAGCAGCGGCTCAGGTAAAACCACTCTTTGTATGCAGTTCCTCATAAATGGGGCTAAAATGGGAGAACGAGGTGTCTTCTTTACAATCACAGAACCCTTGTTTAAATTAACAAAAAATATGGAGAGTTTCAAGTTCTACGACAAAAAACTGATAGAATCAGGTATGGTGAACCTCATAGACCTCAGAATCATAAGTGAGAGACTGGGTTTAAACACAGAAAAATACAGTATAGAGGATGCTGCTGCTCTGCTTGATGTACTAAGAGACATAGCAGAGGAGCTTAATGTAAAAAGACTTGTTATAGATTCTATAACAGCTCTTTGCTATAGGCTGCAGACAAAAGAGATGATAAGAGATTTCATATTCAAACTAGGGTCATCACTAGCTGCGATGAAATGCACAACTTTTTTAACATCAGAGGTGCCACCAAGAACCTTCCAATATTCACAATATGGTATAGAAGAATTCATTGCCGATGGCATAATCTTCCTGGGTGACATAGAAAGAAAAGGAGATCTAATTAGAACATTCCAGATCATTAAAATGAGGGGTATACCACATAGTAGAACAAAGTTTGCTATGAGCATCTCATCAAAGGATGGTGTAGAACTAGCTCCGCTGCTTAAATCAAAGGCATGA
- a CDS encoding archaellum operon transcriptional activator EarA family protein — translation MQLESRNSEDYSSLKRPLVVRALRRSNIRKKIAEYLFDISPSYSYTSEIAYHVKTTPTNVIGAIRGMDSRYKEDESLLSLKIVEEKSGGGNIKLYGLTPFGREIIETELKESVKSRR, via the coding sequence ATGCAGTTGGAGAGTAGGAATTCGGAAGACTATTCCAGCTTAAAAAGACCTCTTGTTGTTAGGGCTTTGAGGAGGAGTAATATAAGGAAAAAGATTGCTGAGTATCTTTTTGATATAAGCCCTAGTTATAGTTATACTTCTGAGATTGCTTATCATGTTAAAACCACGCCGACTAATGTTATTGGTGCTATTCGTGGTATGGATTCTAGGTATAAGGAAGATGAGTCTCTGCTTAGTTTGAAGATAGTTGAGGAGAAGAGTGGTGGGGGTAACATAAAACTCTATGGTTTAACTCCTTTTGGTCGGGAGATAATTGAAACAGAGTTAAAGGAATCTGTTAAAAGCAGGCGGTAA
- a CDS encoding Lrp/AsnC ligand binding domain-containing protein encodes MTNMYPGTYNKALDEIKKLNHIEKISIVTGDCDIVIKVNVKNLSQLHELTSQLQKLDGIEKTNTHVIEKECKSLPQR; translated from the coding sequence ATGACAAATATGTATCCAGGGACGTATAACAAAGCATTAGATGAGATAAAGAAGCTAAATCATATTGAAAAAATCTCAATTGTTACTGGTGACTGTGATATAGTTATAAAAGTGAATGTTAAAAATCTTAGCCAGCTTCATGAACTGACAAGTCAATTACAAAAATTGGATGGCATAGAAAAAACAAACACCCACGTTATAGAAAAAGAGTGTAAATCATTACCTCAAAGATAA